One window from the genome of Micromonospora aurantiaca ATCC 27029 encodes:
- a CDS encoding substrate-binding domain-containing protein, which yields MILSRRRGAALGALCALALMVGACSNETSGSGGASSGPRTEPSLSFVGPGGETPTAADQLSLTPEERQKVKDGEYSAAFVWHEGSALTKAVESGVRKEFDQLGIKVLASTSAEFDAARQANNVQTVLALKPDLIVTIAVDPTAAAAAFKPAVDAGVKLVVMTTPPKGYKSGEQIVGIVTADLTAFGKANAEMLGKALGGKGKVGYVYHDADFWFTNQRDKAFKDWLGYLYPDIEIVEEAGFSDPARTEDIATAMLTRHADLKGVYVAWATAAEGVLAATRQQGRTDVKIVTNDLEANLAADMVKGGNVAGVVANGSTRLGENLGIVAAYGLLGKKAPELVVGSPMAATKDNIADAWRDDYGQEPPAEVLGN from the coding sequence ATGATTCTCAGCCGTAGACGTGGTGCCGCCCTCGGCGCGCTCTGCGCCCTGGCGCTCATGGTCGGCGCCTGCTCGAACGAGACCTCCGGGAGCGGCGGCGCGTCGAGCGGCCCGCGTACCGAACCCAGCCTGTCGTTCGTCGGCCCCGGCGGCGAGACGCCGACCGCCGCCGACCAGCTCTCGCTCACCCCCGAGGAGCGGCAGAAGGTCAAGGACGGCGAGTACTCCGCCGCCTTCGTCTGGCACGAGGGCTCCGCGCTGACCAAGGCCGTGGAGTCCGGCGTCCGCAAGGAGTTCGACCAGCTCGGCATCAAGGTGCTGGCCAGCACCAGCGCCGAGTTCGACGCGGCACGGCAGGCCAACAACGTGCAGACCGTGCTGGCGCTCAAGCCCGACCTGATCGTCACCATCGCCGTCGACCCGACCGCGGCGGCCGCGGCCTTCAAGCCCGCCGTGGACGCCGGCGTCAAGCTCGTCGTGATGACCACCCCGCCGAAGGGCTACAAGTCCGGCGAGCAGATCGTCGGCATCGTCACCGCCGACCTGACCGCGTTCGGCAAGGCCAACGCGGAGATGCTCGGCAAGGCGCTCGGCGGCAAGGGCAAGGTCGGCTACGTCTACCACGACGCCGACTTCTGGTTCACCAACCAGCGGGACAAGGCGTTCAAGGACTGGCTGGGTTACCTCTACCCGGACATCGAGATCGTCGAGGAGGCCGGGTTCTCCGACCCGGCGCGTACCGAGGACATCGCCACCGCGATGCTGACCCGCCACGCCGACCTCAAGGGCGTCTACGTCGCCTGGGCCACCGCCGCCGAGGGCGTGCTCGCCGCGACCCGGCAGCAGGGCCGTACCGACGTCAAGATCGTCACGAACGACCTGGAGGCGAACCTCGCCGCCGACATGGTCAAGGGCGGCAACGTCGCCGGTGTCGTCGCCAACGGCTCGACCCGCCTCGGCGAGAACCTGGGCATCGTGGCCGCGTACGGCCTGCTCGGCAAGAAGGCCCCGGAGCTGGTCGTCGGATCGCCGATGGCCGCCACCAAGGACAACATCGCCGACGCCTGGCGCGACGACTACGGCCAGGAGCCCCCGGCCGAGGTGCTCGGCAACTGA
- a CDS encoding phosphotriesterase family protein codes for MGYVQTVLGPVPPESLGRVLSHEHLGALVPGPWLSGGAGDDRADLAAGAVSGLPELGFGTVVDLSPYEVVGHDVTLLREVALRTGLHVVAGSAIYLEPYSPGWALSASVDEMRERFVADATIGVGDTGIKVGIFGEQATGLNEITPHEEKCLRAAARAHVATGLAVNTHTTHGTMALEQVEILREEKADLSRVVIGHLDINPDPDYLRAVLATGVNIAFDTLGKQFWDFVLAPLPADPPEGEFAKRAYHRPDRARLGMLAGLVRDGYADRILLSMDLTGAEAYLNPGTHGRLGYSYLGREIVPGLARLGVPPEAIDQMLTANPARLLTVG; via the coding sequence ATGGGGTACGTCCAGACAGTCCTCGGGCCGGTGCCTCCCGAGTCGCTCGGCCGGGTGCTGAGCCACGAGCACCTCGGCGCGCTGGTGCCCGGGCCGTGGCTGTCCGGTGGCGCCGGGGACGACCGCGCCGACCTCGCCGCCGGCGCGGTGAGCGGCCTGCCGGAGCTGGGTTTCGGCACGGTCGTGGACCTGTCCCCGTACGAGGTGGTCGGTCACGACGTGACGCTGCTGCGTGAGGTGGCACTGCGTACCGGCCTGCACGTGGTCGCCGGGTCGGCGATCTACCTGGAGCCGTACTCCCCGGGCTGGGCGCTGTCCGCGAGCGTGGACGAGATGCGGGAGCGGTTCGTCGCCGACGCCACGATCGGCGTCGGGGACACCGGGATCAAGGTCGGCATCTTCGGCGAGCAGGCCACCGGCCTGAACGAGATCACCCCGCACGAGGAGAAGTGCCTGCGGGCCGCCGCCCGCGCCCACGTCGCCACCGGCCTGGCGGTGAACACCCACACCACCCACGGCACGATGGCGCTGGAGCAGGTCGAGATCCTGCGCGAGGAGAAGGCCGACCTCTCCCGCGTCGTCATCGGCCACCTGGACATCAACCCCGACCCGGACTACCTGCGGGCCGTACTGGCCACCGGCGTCAACATCGCCTTCGACACGCTCGGCAAGCAGTTCTGGGACTTCGTACTCGCCCCGCTGCCGGCCGACCCGCCGGAGGGCGAGTTCGCCAAGCGCGCGTACCACCGGCCCGACCGGGCCCGGCTGGGCATGCTCGCCGGACTGGTCCGGGACGGGTACGCCGACCGGATCCTGCTCTCGATGGACCTGACCGGCGCCGAGGCGTACCTGAACCCGGGCACGCACGGCCGCCTCGGGTACTCGTACCTGGGCCGGGAGATCGTGCCGGGTCTCGCCCGGCTCGGTGTGCCGCCGGAGGCGATCGACCAGATGCTGACGGCCAACCCGGCCCGGCTCCTGACGGTCGGCTGA
- a CDS encoding ROK family protein: protein MAAHPRPCGYVAGVDLGGTKLRAALADLDGLVLAEQVQPTDPRGGTAVAAQIDALLRELAVRAGVDWSDVRASAIGLPGVPDPATGAIELSPNVSDLEALDVRAELTRRLGHPVVLDNDVNMAAAGERWLGSGRTHRHFVFVAVGTGVGMGIVLDGELVRGARGAAGEISYLPLGTDPFDKDNQVKGALEEAVAGAALAARYRAVSGEQASVPDVFDRAAAGDPDALAAIDEEARLIALAVVAVTAVLDPEAVVLGGGIGSRAELVEPVRRWVAALSADAPLIKTSRLGDRAGLLGAVAVARREAGVRDDAPAHRNTSFQTAEGR from the coding sequence ATGGCCGCGCATCCGCGTCCGTGCGGCTACGTCGCCGGCGTCGACCTCGGCGGCACCAAGCTGCGGGCCGCGCTCGCCGACCTCGACGGCCTCGTCCTGGCCGAGCAGGTGCAGCCGACCGACCCCCGGGGCGGTACGGCGGTCGCCGCGCAGATCGACGCGCTGCTGCGCGAGCTGGCGGTGCGGGCCGGCGTCGACTGGTCCGACGTGCGGGCCAGCGCGATCGGCCTGCCCGGCGTCCCCGACCCGGCCACCGGCGCCATCGAGCTGTCGCCCAACGTCTCCGACCTGGAGGCCCTCGACGTGCGGGCCGAGCTGACCCGCCGGCTGGGCCACCCGGTCGTGCTGGACAACGACGTCAACATGGCCGCCGCCGGGGAGCGGTGGCTGGGCAGCGGCCGTACCCACCGGCACTTCGTGTTCGTGGCGGTCGGCACCGGCGTCGGTATGGGCATCGTGCTCGACGGCGAACTGGTCCGCGGCGCGCGCGGCGCGGCCGGGGAGATCTCCTACCTGCCTCTGGGCACCGACCCGTTCGACAAGGACAACCAGGTGAAGGGCGCGCTGGAGGAGGCGGTCGCGGGCGCGGCCCTCGCCGCCCGCTACCGCGCGGTGTCCGGCGAGCAGGCGAGCGTGCCCGACGTCTTCGACCGGGCCGCGGCCGGTGACCCGGACGCCCTCGCGGCCATCGACGAGGAGGCCCGCCTGATCGCCCTGGCGGTCGTCGCGGTCACCGCCGTCCTGGACCCGGAGGCGGTCGTCCTGGGCGGCGGCATCGGCTCCCGTGCCGAACTCGTCGAACCGGTCCGGCGCTGGGTCGCCGCGCTCAGCGCGGACGCCCCGTTGATCAAGACCAGCCGGCTCGGCGACCGGGCCGGCCTGCTCGGCGCCGTCGCGGTCGCCCGCCGGGAGGCCGGCGTCCGCGACGACGCACCGGCCCACCGGAACACCTCTTTCCAGACAGCGGAGGGACGATAG
- a CDS encoding ABC transporter permease — protein MTHTDAAVKTSAVPAWRRINWRDYVVYIGFAVVFLFFAITQGGNGFLTTSNLTNIVIQTAPITIMAVGLVFVLAAGEIDLSIGSVVALSALVGAVTMRETDSMLLGVAAGLAAGAAVGLVNGVFVTLVRLPSFLVTLATMGAVAGLAREVTGLQSVPVSNDAFLSFFGQGEILGIPGLVLWSVAAAVVGYLVLRQTRYGAHTLAIGDNVAAARVSGIKVIRVKIMVLMGSAMCAALAGLLYAGRLQGARYTLGEADLMSVIAAVIVGGTSLFGGKGSIIGAVLGSLLMGMLNNGLILAGLSVSQQMMARGAIILVAVSLSLRERRS, from the coding sequence ATGACCCACACCGATGCGGCGGTGAAGACCAGCGCCGTCCCGGCCTGGCGCCGGATCAACTGGCGCGACTACGTGGTCTACATCGGCTTCGCGGTCGTGTTCCTGTTCTTCGCCATCACCCAGGGCGGCAACGGCTTCCTGACCACGAGCAACCTCACCAACATCGTCATCCAGACCGCGCCGATCACGATCATGGCGGTCGGGCTGGTCTTCGTACTGGCCGCCGGTGAGATCGACCTGTCCATCGGCTCGGTCGTCGCGCTCTCCGCGCTCGTCGGCGCGGTGACGATGCGCGAGACCGACAGCATGCTGCTCGGTGTGGCGGCGGGCCTCGCCGCGGGCGCGGCGGTCGGCCTGGTCAACGGCGTCTTCGTGACCCTCGTCCGGCTGCCCAGCTTCCTGGTCACGCTCGCCACCATGGGCGCGGTGGCAGGTCTGGCCCGCGAGGTCACCGGCCTGCAGTCGGTGCCGGTCAGCAACGACGCGTTCCTGTCCTTCTTCGGCCAGGGCGAGATCCTCGGCATCCCCGGCCTGGTGCTCTGGTCGGTGGCGGCCGCGGTGGTCGGCTACCTCGTGCTGCGGCAGACCCGGTACGGCGCGCACACGCTCGCCATCGGCGACAACGTGGCGGCGGCCCGGGTCAGCGGCATCAAGGTGATCCGCGTCAAGATCATGGTGTTGATGGGCAGCGCGATGTGTGCGGCGCTCGCCGGGCTGCTCTACGCCGGCCGCCTCCAGGGCGCCCGGTACACCCTCGGCGAGGCCGACCTGATGTCCGTCATCGCCGCCGTCATCGTCGGTGGCACCAGCCTCTTCGGCGGCAAGGGCTCGATCATCGGCGCGGTGCTGGGCAGCCTGCTGATGGGCATGCTCAACAACGGCCTGATCCTGGCCGGCCTGTCCGTGTCCCAGCAGATGATGGCGCGTGGCGCGATCATCCTGGTGGCCGTCTCCCTCTCGCTGCGCGAGCGGCGAAGCTGA